The genomic window TTTCGAAAACATTCAGGATGCCAAGGCAGACACCGAGGACAATCCTTGAAAAGGAACTTGTGGATGAGATGATTTACAATACCAAGAACCAGAGAAACAGATTGATGCTCGAACTTCTTGCGCGTTGCGGATTAAGGATCGGCGAACTGCTCAATATCAGGGCATCGGACGTCTCGGAAAGAAGGCTTGCCATCAAAGGCCCAAAATCGGGTAACGAGGCAGAAGTGGCCTTTATGCCGGAGCATGTTGCGAGACGGCTCAACGAATACATAACACGCAAGAGTCTTTCTCCTGATACCCGTGTATTCCCCATCTGCTATTCCACGGCAAGGACCTTTATAAAAAAGCTCGGAGCGAAGCTCAATGTTGCCATCTCGCCCCACGACCTTAGGAGATACTCTGCAACCTATGCGAGCCGGAACGGAGTACCGTTAGAAATCGTGTCCAAAATAATACTCCGGCACCAGGACTTAAAAACAACACAGGTCTATCTGGGCAAGGTCAGTGACCAGGAGGCCATACGCTGGATGGATATCCTTCACGGAAAATGACCGGCTAACCCGTATTGATTATGGGTAGAAACTTAAGGGTCTTTGGGGACCATCTTTCTTCTTCAGAAACGGATTCCACGGTCCCGGGAATGCGTCATTTTATATGTTGCTTCCTGAAGTCAACACTTTTATCTTATACCCTGGAATGCCGAATTTCAGATGGTAATCGTGGACAAGATATCCATGTCAATTCCCTCCCAATTATACCGGCAGGTCACTTTAGTAGCCAGGCCTTCCCTGTTCTCCCGCGCGCATCCCAATTGTCAAATATCCTTGACTGAGGGGTAACGAGTAAGATATATAATTTTCGGCCATGGACCGTACTTCATGAAGGAACGAACACCACCTTTATTTTCTTCCAAGGTCTATCTCATATCGATCCTTTCTCTTTTGTTTTTTCTTGACCTTTTCACCCTCTGGTATACCTCGAAGCTCGACTATGATAGGACGCTGGAACGTGCACGACTGGTTCTGCAACAAACATCTACCTCACTGGAAGAGCGGGTCAAACGGACGGTTATCGCCACCGAGGCAATCCTGGATAACCGGGCGCAAAGAATTCAGGAGGTAGGGATCAAGGCGACTATTGCATCCCGAAAGGAATGGGAGGACTTCCGAAAGGCCGCCAAAGGCTTGCCGGATGCCGGATCGCTCTGGTTGCTGGACGATAAAGCCAATCTCCTTCTGGATTCCACGCAATATCCCTCCCAACGGATGAGCTTCGCGGAAAGGGAATATTATGTGCCCCAAAGAGACAAAGGAATCGAGCTTTATATCGGACCCATGGTCAAAGGCAAGATCACAAAGAAATATAGCTTCACGATAAGCCGCCGCCTCAATGGGAAAGATGGAAAGTTTCTGGGCATCGTCCTCGCGGCAATCGAAACCGACGATTTCACAAATTTCCTCCGTAATCTCAACATAGGCGAGGGCAGCACGGTCACCGTTTTCCGTACAGACGGGGCTTTAATTCTCCGGCAACCGATGCAGGATGAATACCTCGGCAAGACCTTCCTTCATCTCAAGTTATTCAGTATGCCTTTTGACAAGTCACCTTCGGGGATTTACGAATCCAGTGCAATAGACGGTATCAGCCGTCTTCTGGCATACAGAAAGATACAAAGGTTGCCGCTCCTGGCAGCGACCGGTATCCCTGTGGATTCGGTGCTGCAAGGGTGGCGCACCCGCCTCAAAGCTAATTCACTCATCGCAACTCTTGTCTTCTTCGTCTTGATAGGTCTGTCATTGATTGTGCGCAAGACGACATCGAGAGAAGAGAAGGAAAGGACAGAAGAGCTATCCGAGCTCAACACGTCACTTAAAGAAAGCGAACAACGCTGGGCCACCACCCTGGCAAGCATCGGCGACGCGGTGATCGCCACCGACGATGCGGGTAGGATTACCTTCATGAATACCATTGCTGAGGAACTCACCGGCTGGAAGCTCACGGATGCCTGGATGAAGCCCATACTAGAAGTATTCCACATCGTCAACGAAAAGACCCGCCGGGAGGTTGAAAATCCTGTCGAGAAGGTGCTCCGGGAAGGGATGATTGTGGGCCTTGCCAATCACACTATCCTGGTGAGAAAAGATGGCACGGAAGTCCCTATCGACGATAGCGGCGCGCCCATACGGGACAGTTACGGAAAGACCATGGGTGTTGTCCTCGTATTCCGCGACATCACCGAGCGTAGACAGGCCGAGGTTGCGCTCCGGGAAAGAGAGCGTCTCCTTCAGGACGTCATCGATGGCTCTCCTTCCGCTATTTTCCTCAAGGACCTCGATGGGAAATTCCTTACCATCAATACCCGGTTGGAAAAGATGCTCGGAATGACGCGGGAGGAGCTAAAAGGTAAAACCGACTACGACATCGCCCCAAAGGATACAGCCGACTACTGGCGATCTCACGACATGAAGGTGATCGAGACGGGGCAGGCGCTGCAAATCGAGGAAGTGGCCGACCTTGAAGACGGCCGCCATATTTTCTTAGCGAACAAGTTCCCGCTGGTGGATGCAAACGGTAAGACGTTCGGCGTCGGTTCCATTTCCCATGACATCACCGAGCGTAAGCGGATGGAGGAGGAACTTCGCAGGTCCCGTGATGACCTTGAGGTATGTGTCGGGGAGCGAACCGAGGAGCTCAGAAGCGCCTATGAGGACCTGAAGAAAGAGACAAATGAACGGACCCAGCTTGAAGATGCCCTTCGCCAGTCCCAGAAGATGGAAGCAGTCGGTACCTTAGCCGGAGGCATAGCCCATGACTTCAACAACATGCTCGCCGCTATCATTGGGTTTACCGAGATGGCAGTCGAAGATACGCAGGACCGCCCGGAGGTAGTAAGAAGCCTTCAGAATGTCCTTAAGTCATCAATGAGGGCAAGGGACCTCATAAAGCAGATCCTCATCTTCAGCAGAAAAAGCAGTTACGATCGTTCCCCTCTGTCGCTTACCCCCCTCATCAAAGAGACTATCCAGTTCTTACGGGCTTCCATCCCCACAACGATTAAGATGGACCTCGCCATCACCGCAAGCTCCGATACAATCCTCGCCTCTCCGGTTGAAGTGCAGCAGATCCTCATGAACCTGGCCACGAACGCCTCCCTTGCCATGCAGGAGAGAGGAGGAACCTTAGAGATTGCCCTCTCCGATATCGACTTCACACCGGAGTCCCCCGTACTGGAATTGGATGTAATGCCCGGAGAGTATGTGCAGCTTACGGTAAAGGATACGGGTATCGGCATGACACCGGATGTGATGAAACGGGTCTTTGAACCCTTCTTTACCACACGGGAAGTGGGTAAAGGCACCGGCATGGGATTAGCGGTAGTATACGGGATCGTGAAAGACCTCCAGGGTACGATCACCGTAGAGAGCACACCGGGATCAGGCTCCACCTTCCAGGTGTTTCTCCCCAAGGTTCAGGCTTCAGCTCTAAACCATGAAGCCGACACCACTCAGGCTGCGAAGGGCACAGAGAGGGTCCTCTTTATCGATGACGAACCCATGCTTACCGAATGGGGCAGGACTACTCTTACCCGTCTGGGTTATAAGGTAACCGCCGTAACTGACAGCAAACAGGCCCTGAGTATCTTCTCTTCCGATCCTTCCCAGTTTGATCTTGTGATCACCGATCACACCATGCCTTCTATGACCGGAGTTCAGTTCTCTAAAGAGCTTCTCAAGATCAAACCGGGTATCCCCATTATCCTCTGTACCGGTCACAGTGAGACCGTCTCTCCGGACATAGCACGGGAAGCGGGTATCAAAGAATACCTCATGAAACCCATGGCACGAGAGGAGTTTGCCCAGGCGGTCCGCCGCGTGCTGGATCAAAAGGCGAGGGAATAATGAGAGCGTCTAAGACATTTGTCTTTATGGTGCCGTGCAGCCGCTGATTTTATCGTAATGCTACGTTTCAACCCGTAATCCTCAGTTCTTTATGATATGCCCTAAGCTTGAATTAAGAGATGAACTAAATGCCCCCATACCTTTCTGAACCCCCGCAATGGCGGCAGGGGTGACAGATCAGGTTTGCCCCGGATAGCGATACACCCGAGTGTTTATAATTCCCAGGAAACTGCTTACATTTCCTGCATGGATGTTATTCACTCGATAATCCGATCCAGCAGCATCACCTTTTTCCTCCAGTCCTTCATATCCCTCTTTGTGATCGTGAACGCAGTGGGGAACATACCCCTCTTTGTCACGCTTCTCGAGAGATTTAGCGAAGCTGAGAAGACGACTATGATGAAGAAAGCCTCCATTGTAGCCGCTCTCACATTGCTCATAGTGACCGTGACGGGTAATCTGTTCTTTCGTCTTCTCGACATTGAGATGTTCTCTTTCACAATTGCCGGTGGTATCTTGCTCATGATCATTTCAATCGAGATGCTGCTGGGACTCAGGACAAGGACCCAGTCCTCCACTGACGAGGAGAAAAGCAGTTCCGAAATGGACGAAATAACGGTTATTCCTCTTGCCATCCCTCTTTTGACGGGTCCGGGTGCGCTCACTACGGGAATAGTGCTCTTCCATACGGCCGGCAACATTCAGAACAGAATAATCTTGCTGGGTACTATTGTCCTCGTTTTTGTGATTTCCTACATAATACTTTCAAGATCAAAGCCTATCCTTACCTTCCTTGGAAGAACCGGTACCAGGGTAGCAAGGAGAATAATGGGGCTCATGTTGCTATCGATAGCCGTTCAATTCATCATAAAGGGCATTTTTGAAGCCATCCATTTGTATAAGCTATAAGGGGTAGTGACTATTCTTTACGTTTAGGTGGAATAGACGCATAGAACTTATGGTTAGTGGGCATGAAAGTCATGAATTGTCTTTATTACGCAGGCGCATTTGAGGTAATTGATACCTTATGAACGACTGTAAACGATGCGGACGGGATACGGACGATCCGGGGACAATAACGTGTTCCAAGGACTCCGTCGCTTTTGAGGACGGCGAACATCTGCCAAGAGTCCCGTACAGGAATGATGAAAGGGAGCGATGCCCTGTCTGCAGTGTAATGCCCGGTGGTATCCACCACGAAGGCTGTTATATGGAAAGGTGTCCCAGGTGCTCTCAGAGGTTGATCTCATGCGGGTGTGGGAAAGAGTAGGCCTTAAGAATTGTTTAAACCTTGCCGGCCTCTTTAGAACAGAGTTATCGGATTGCGATTATTGTGCTATAAACGATTCCTGGAATATACTGTCCTTTCGAGATCTATCGGCAAAAGATTCTGGGTGAGGCTCTATAGTCTGAGGCCTTGATGTGCTTCTGACTGCAACTGCTATTGCCTACGCACTTTCGGGATATACGATCCCTGTCCCCTGCACCTGGGCCCACGTAAAAGAGCCCCGCGAGGTAAGAACCATTACCAGGGCCAGCACCACTAAACCAATAATCTTTATCGTCATGGCGGTTCCTCCTATCGGGTCGCCTGGAAGACCGCTATGGGAATATATAGCGGGGAAATAGGCTGTCAAGCCCAGTATATGCATCACGCGTTATCGCACCCAGGGTGGGAACGGAGCCTAACCTCGCACGCTCAACAATTAAAAACATCCTTGTCTCTCTTGACACATGTTTTCCGGGACTTATATTACATCTATGAAACGTGATCTTGATCTAATACGCCTTATATTGAAGGAGATTGAAGCGACTCCTGCGGGTAAGCCCTGCACGAACGTCAACAAGATCAGCGTTAATAAGTTTCCCGGTTACGACGAGGCCACCATCCGTGAACACATCAAACTTCTCATTGAAGAAGGTTTCGTCAAGGGAGAAACTTTCAAGGGCAGTTCCGCTGACTTTGACGTTACAGGGCTCACCTGGAAGGGCTATGATTTCCTGGATTCTGAGAAGGATGAAAAGCTCTTTTAAGCGGGTGGTCACACAGAGTTGACCCAATCTTTGCTGCTGTTCGACTTCGGTCTTGTCAGCCCGCGCGCCTAAACCGTTCTTTTCTTATCGCGATAAGCGGTCTACAGATGAGGCCTTCCTCTCTTTTTCAATATAACCGTTCATTAATGAGATATAGGCCTGGGCATTTTGGATTACGCCTTGTGATGAAGACCTATCTCCCGTCATATACGCGGCAAAAGCTTTGCTCATGTCCCTGAGATAGTTTCTACCGATTGCATATTCATGGAGCGTAGTGATAACGGGGTCTTCTTTGGGAATTTCATCAGCCATCACGGTGGAGACCATCACGTTTTGTTCGTTCTCATGATGGTAATCGTCCGCAAAGACTCTTAGGAACGCCAGCATGCCTACGAAGTGGTCTTTACTGAGGATTCCTTTTACCTTCAATTGCCAGCATACCTGTTTAAGAAATCTAAGCGTGATCTTAATGCTCTCCTGTAAAGATTGTGTCGTCATCTCATCGTTCCCCTGGCCGATTGTCGATTGGCCTTCAGTGTTATGAGGCTATAAACGGGCCTGCCTTGCCTGTTGTGTCGTTCCAACACTTCCATTGGCATTTTGCAGACCAACATCTGCGAGGCTTCCTTGGAAATGAGTCTTAAATCTTTTGACTATACGGGTCTCTACCTGCCTTACCCGTTCCCGTGAAATCTGGAAACTATTTCCCAGATCATTAAGGGTCATCGGCTCCTCCGCTACAATGCGATGATCAAATATGTAACGATCCCTGTCGTCCAGGGTGGCCTTGAATTCCTCCATCATTCTTGATACCGTTTCTGATTCGTGCCGCTCGGAAACTATCTCCTCCACGTCCTCGT from Syntrophorhabdaceae bacterium includes these protein-coding regions:
- a CDS encoding DUF2513 domain-containing protein, encoding MKRDLDLIRLILKEIEATPAGKPCTNVNKISVNKFPGYDEATIREHIKLLIEEGFVKGETFKGSSADFDVTGLTWKGYDFLDSEKDEKLF
- a CDS encoding site-specific integrase; this encodes MNTKEAISLFGFYQQSNHRKRTAESYRSLLQHLNAFFADRHLDSIKPDEIYHFLEHVTKGLAKSTRRLRYAQLKAFFNFIIEKCNPDLKNPCSVSLLSKTFRMPRQTPRTILEKELVDEMIYNTKNQRNRLMLELLARCGLRIGELLNIRASDVSERRLAIKGPKSGNEAEVAFMPEHVARRLNEYITRKSLSPDTRVFPICYSTARTFIKKLGAKLNVAISPHDLRRYSATYASRNGVPLEIVSKIILRHQDLKTTQVYLGKVSDQEAIRWMDILHGK
- a CDS encoding MarC family protein; this translates as MDVIHSIIRSSSITFFLQSFISLFVIVNAVGNIPLFVTLLERFSEAEKTTMMKKASIVAALTLLIVTVTGNLFFRLLDIEMFSFTIAGGILLMIISIEMLLGLRTRTQSSTDEEKSSSEMDEITVIPLAIPLLTGPGALTTGIVLFHTAGNIQNRIILLGTIVLVFVISYIILSRSKPILTFLGRTGTRVARRIMGLMLLSIAVQFIIKGIFEAIHLYKL
- a CDS encoding PAS domain S-box protein gives rise to the protein MKERTPPLFSSKVYLISILSLLFFLDLFTLWYTSKLDYDRTLERARLVLQQTSTSLEERVKRTVIATEAILDNRAQRIQEVGIKATIASRKEWEDFRKAAKGLPDAGSLWLLDDKANLLLDSTQYPSQRMSFAEREYYVPQRDKGIELYIGPMVKGKITKKYSFTISRRLNGKDGKFLGIVLAAIETDDFTNFLRNLNIGEGSTVTVFRTDGALILRQPMQDEYLGKTFLHLKLFSMPFDKSPSGIYESSAIDGISRLLAYRKIQRLPLLAATGIPVDSVLQGWRTRLKANSLIATLVFFVLIGLSLIVRKTTSREEKERTEELSELNTSLKESEQRWATTLASIGDAVIATDDAGRITFMNTIAEELTGWKLTDAWMKPILEVFHIVNEKTRREVENPVEKVLREGMIVGLANHTILVRKDGTEVPIDDSGAPIRDSYGKTMGVVLVFRDITERRQAEVALRERERLLQDVIDGSPSAIFLKDLDGKFLTINTRLEKMLGMTREELKGKTDYDIAPKDTADYWRSHDMKVIETGQALQIEEVADLEDGRHIFLANKFPLVDANGKTFGVGSISHDITERKRMEEELRRSRDDLEVCVGERTEELRSAYEDLKKETNERTQLEDALRQSQKMEAVGTLAGGIAHDFNNMLAAIIGFTEMAVEDTQDRPEVVRSLQNVLKSSMRARDLIKQILIFSRKSSYDRSPLSLTPLIKETIQFLRASIPTTIKMDLAITASSDTILASPVEVQQILMNLATNASLAMQERGGTLEIALSDIDFTPESPVLELDVMPGEYVQLTVKDTGIGMTPDVMKRVFEPFFTTREVGKGTGMGLAVVYGIVKDLQGTITVESTPGSGSTFQVFLPKVQASALNHEADTTQAAKGTERVLFIDDEPMLTEWGRTTLTRLGYKVTAVTDSKQALSIFSSDPSQFDLVITDHTMPSMTGVQFSKELLKIKPGIPIILCTGHSETVSPDIAREAGIKEYLMKPMAREEFAQAVRRVLDQKARE